One stretch of Oncorhynchus tshawytscha isolate Ot180627B linkage group LG21, Otsh_v2.0, whole genome shotgun sequence DNA includes these proteins:
- the LOC112220519 gene encoding uncharacterized protein LOC112220519 isoform X1, giving the protein MLRMSLCRVFMSVLRYYKLRSRSGEVDLSCMPCYSPTGKIRKECLPLQWKHTSTAVTLNTVQVSMALIGSVTSASIFLLLLLLWALLLIIERFEQVPKYCPEGLHFEVGTAFPRNTLLSNTTETGAIPSITPPESPGPTQDAHHRCLSSLSREGEVHPTSIVINVTTNIKPSLQHGGEDGPWEGQRGHCHTPEEMEQKLLEICTVSQGQSLEELNYDTVQDLSLLLDSGGCGRGSGVRRLGYSLGVTPEVLSNLHGFQDLFQYLRTSTYILLPQLAQAAALLPRPDVVARIHRGLVANHTEISRP; this is encoded by the exons ATGCTGCGTATGTCATTATGTCGGGTGTTTATGTCTGTACTCAGGTATTATAAGCTCAGAAGTAGGAGTGGGGAGGTGGACCTGTCGTGCATGCCCTGTTACAGCCCAACAGGCAAGATCCGGAAAGAGTGTTTACCTTTGCAGTGGAAACACACCTCCACAGCAG TGACGCTGAATACGGTCCAAGTCTCCATGGCTCTTATTGGTTCAGTGACTTCCGCCTCAATCTTCCTACTGCTTCTGTTGCTTTGGGCCTTACTACTGATCATTGAGAGATTCG AACAGGTTCCAAAGTATTGTCCTGAAGGTCTACATTTTGAAGTAGGCACAGCCTTCCCACGGAATACACTCCTCTCTAACACCACAGAGACTGGAGCGATACCATCAATTACCCCACCAGAGAGTCCTGGACCAACCCAGGACGCCCACCACAG ATGCCTAAGCTCACTGAGCCGTGAGGGTGAAGTGCATCCCACCTCTATTGTCATCAATGTCACCACCAACATCAAGCCATCCCTTCAACATGGAGGTGAAGATGGCCCCTGGGAGGGTCAGAGAGGACACTGTCACACACCAGAGGAG ATGGAACAAAAACTGTTGGAAATCTGCACAGTTTCTCAAG GTCAGAGTCTGGAGGAGCTAAACTATGACACAGTCCAGGACCTGTCTCTGCTGCTGGACTCAGGGGGCTGTGGCCGGGGCAGTGGGGTGAGAAGGCTGGGCTATTCCCTGGGTGTCACCCCGGAGGTCCTTTCTAACCTCCATGGCTTCCAGGATCTCTTCCAGTACCTGCGCACCTCCACCTACATCCTACTGCCCCAACTGGCCCAGGCCGCCGCCCTCCTGCCCCGCCCTGACGTTGTTGCTAGGATACACCGTGGTCTGGTGGCCAATCACACAGAGATATCCAGGCCCTAG
- the LOC112220519 gene encoding uncharacterized protein LOC112220519 isoform X2, producing the protein MPCYSPTGKIRKECLPLQWKHTSTAVTLNTVQVSMALIGSVTSASIFLLLLLLWALLLIIERFEQVPKYCPEGLHFEVGTAFPRNTLLSNTTETGAIPSITPPESPGPTQDAHHRCLSSLSREGEVHPTSIVINVTTNIKPSLQHGGEDGPWEGQRGHCHTPEEMEQKLLEICTVSQGQSLEELNYDTVQDLSLLLDSGGCGRGSGVRRLGYSLGVTPEVLSNLHGFQDLFQYLRTSTYILLPQLAQAAALLPRPDVVARIHRGLVANHTEISRP; encoded by the exons ATGCCCTGTTACAGCCCAACAGGCAAGATCCGGAAAGAGTGTTTACCTTTGCAGTGGAAACACACCTCCACAGCAG TGACGCTGAATACGGTCCAAGTCTCCATGGCTCTTATTGGTTCAGTGACTTCCGCCTCAATCTTCCTACTGCTTCTGTTGCTTTGGGCCTTACTACTGATCATTGAGAGATTCG AACAGGTTCCAAAGTATTGTCCTGAAGGTCTACATTTTGAAGTAGGCACAGCCTTCCCACGGAATACACTCCTCTCTAACACCACAGAGACTGGAGCGATACCATCAATTACCCCACCAGAGAGTCCTGGACCAACCCAGGACGCCCACCACAG ATGCCTAAGCTCACTGAGCCGTGAGGGTGAAGTGCATCCCACCTCTATTGTCATCAATGTCACCACCAACATCAAGCCATCCCTTCAACATGGAGGTGAAGATGGCCCCTGGGAGGGTCAGAGAGGACACTGTCACACACCAGAGGAG ATGGAACAAAAACTGTTGGAAATCTGCACAGTTTCTCAAG GTCAGAGTCTGGAGGAGCTAAACTATGACACAGTCCAGGACCTGTCTCTGCTGCTGGACTCAGGGGGCTGTGGCCGGGGCAGTGGGGTGAGAAGGCTGGGCTATTCCCTGGGTGTCACCCCGGAGGTCCTTTCTAACCTCCATGGCTTCCAGGATCTCTTCCAGTACCTGCGCACCTCCACCTACATCCTACTGCCCCAACTGGCCCAGGCCGCCGCCCTCCTGCCCCGCCCTGACGTTGTTGCTAGGATACACCGTGGTCTGGTGGCCAATCACACAGAGATATCCAGGCCCTAG
- the LOC112220867 gene encoding adhesion G-protein coupled receptor G2-like isoform X1 — translation MDSARRPCLITVCLSVLAATCLPCSGSPGPTLWGKKVVFMGRHCVWQLDKGCVVPPLEELSVCVHLHREIATSEWTGFVYKAPGERQVELGLAGRGGFLVAWLFGHQWSVPEDLPLKCWHNVCLTWSSHSERLRLYINGSSRLDAHVNATLPRRLAHNGTLTLGVSHNIVGGVMEFENGKNFLGAISLFRMWGHERTAEELRAHSCIDGNVVRWDNNDWDYQICLPEDDTNIQCGAFPNVTASPPTVTNTTPGSPTSTNTSDPVTPTETQQPSLGLPVSPTGLSTTKEPSDLNSTGTGIASTFYRVQMKLNMTMTVTGSDPGETIQTWVQRKLEEVRMNALHFQIFQSTYKEIDKKETQRVEMAAELRNQKRFRCTFHVQDADARNVMTTQRLINDLLSRIHFGGEIQVDSRDVHVSHIDPGSCPEDTHESIRGVYIWPIKDAQKTETMICEKNSGARASRKCELDGVTEKAKWAEPNLKACRPMITISDLDNVTVTANNSADVVDMIEDLLGVEGDLSDSQLATVVQKLDEVLVVSTVTPALGEDIVSIIADILGSSSNLSAVANDILGITGSVGDQMDFPEESQNVTVPSLALSMINVDPEQFQGLTFGVSSFSTGLAPEIFVNQTFLSQPCDGTVASISLPRALQNFFPEGNKKKRVQFHFYGTQELFKVMPSTTYEDPETNWTLNSYVVSASVNNSNVSNLGNPVVVTLTHLKPKEKNDKMECVYWDFQKNNGSGGWDCNGCETLPSISAYQTTCHCYHLTHFGVLLDVSRTPISEADQETLMAISYLGCGVSSIFLSISLLTYVVFEKLRRDYPSKILINLSVALLGLNLVFLMDSWLSSFGFYSLCITTAATLHYFLLASFTWMGLEAVHMYFSLVKVFNVYIPSYILKFCTLGWGIPLVVVSLVLAIEKDAYGNVLSGDSLDSLQGSEPFCWMQSNVFFYITIVAFVLLVLVFNMVVFIMVLIQIRHMQTNNPAATVNKRSVMHDLRAVASLTFLLGLTWPIAFFTWGPARVPMLHLFSVLNSLQGFFIFVFHCLMKENVRKQWRIHLCCGRFRLNDYSDWSRSVTMGGRTKQNHLVHRFPSVKSVNTSSRKISDDSTTASGSSSPPYHQWA, via the exons ATGGATTCTGCCAGGAGACCCTGTTTAATAACTGTGTGTTTATCAGTACTGGCAGCCACTTGTCTTCCATGCTCTG GCTCCCCAGGCCCCACCCTGTGGGGTAAGAAAGTGGTGTTCATGGGCCGTCACTGTGTGTGGCAGCTGGATAAGGGGTGCGTAGTGCCTCCCCTGGaagagctcagtgtgtgtgtgcacctacaCCGGGAGATCGCAACATCTGAGTGGACAGGCTTTGTGTACAAGGCCCCTGGCGAGAGACAGGTAGAGCTGGGTCTGGCAGGCCGAGGAGGATTCCTGGTGGCATGGCTGTTTGGGCATCAGTGGTCCGTACCAGAGGATCTGCCCCTGAAATGCTGGCACAATGTCTGCCTCACCTGGTCCAGCCACTCCGAGAGGCTCCGGCTCTACATCAATGGGAGCAGTCGCCTGGACGCCCATGTTAACGCCACCCTGCCCCGGCGACTGGCCCACAATGGCACCCTGACCTTGGGGGTGTCCCATAACATAGTGGGTGGGGTGATGGAGTTTGAGAATGGAAAGAACTTCCTGGGGGCCATCAGCCTGTTCAGGATGTGGGGGCATGAGCGGACAGCTGAGGAGCTGAGGGCCCATAGCTGTATTGATGGGAACGTGGTGAGATGGGACAACAACGACTGGGATTACCAGATTTGCCTACCTGAAGATGACACCAACATCCAGTGTG GGGCTTTCCCCAATGTGACAGCCTCTCCTCCCACTGTCACCAACACCACTCCTGGTTCACCAACCAGCACTAATACATCAG accctgtaaCCCCTACAGAGACACAGCAACCATCCCTTGGATTGCCTGTAAGTCCCACTGGCCTGTCTACAACCAAAGAACCTTCAGACCTCAACTCAACAGGAACAG GCATTGCATCCACCTTCTACAGAGTTCAAATGAAGCTGAACATGACAATGACTGTAACTGGCAGCGACCCAGGGGAGACCATTCAGACGTGG GTTCAGAGAAAGCTTGAGGAAGTCAGGATGAACGCATTACATTTCCAAATATTTCAATCGACTTATAA GGAAATTGATAAAAAAGAAACTCAAAGAGTGGAGATG GCTGCTGAGCTGAGAAATCAGAAAAG GTTTAGATGTACCTTCCATGTTCAGGATGCTGATGCACGGAACGTCATGACCACTCAGAGACTCATCAATGACCTTCTGTCCAGGATCCATTTTGGTGGAGAGATCCAGGTAGACAGCAGAGACGTTCACGTCTCACATATAG ATCCAGGGAGCTGTCCTGAGGACACCCATGAGAGTATCAGGGGTGTGTATATATGGCCAATCAAAGATGCCCAGAAGACAGAAACTATGATCTGTGAGAAGAACAGTGGTGCCAGGGCTTCCAGGAAATG TGAGTTGGATGGAGTGACTGAGAAGGCCAAATGGGCTGAGCCAAACCTGAAGGCATGCAGGCCAATGATCACCATCTCTGATCTGGACAATGTCACCGTCACAGCAA ACAACTCAGCAGATGTGGTGGACATGATTGAGGACCTCCTGGGTGTCGAGGGGGACCTGAGTGACTCCCAGCTGGCCACCGTGGTCCAGAAGCTGGATGAGGTTCTGGTAGTCAGCACAGTGACCCCTGCCCTCGGCGAGGACATTGTCAGCATAATCGCTGACATCCTGGGGTCCAGTTCTAACCTATCAGCGGTCGCCAACGA CATACTGGGTATCACAGGCAGCGTTGGGGACCAGATGGATTTCCCTGAGGAGTCACAAAATGTGACCGTCCCCTCCCTGGCTCTCTCCATGATCAACGTAGATCCAGAGCAGTTCCAGGGCCTCACGTTTGGCGTGTCGTCCTTTTCAACTGGCCTTGCTCCAGAG ATCTTTGTCAACCAGACATTCCTGAGTCAGCCTTGCGACGGCACAGTGGCGTCCATCTCTCTGCCCCGTGCCCTTCAGAACTTCTTCCCCGAGGGAAACAAAAAAAAGCGAGTTCAGTTCCACTTCTATGGCACACAGGAGCTCTTCAAGGTGATGCCATCAACAACGTATGAG GATCCAGAGACCAACTGGACGCTGAATAGTTACGTGGTGTCTGCCAGTGTCAATAACAGCAATGTCAGCAACCTCGGGAATCCCGTGGTGGTGACACTTACTCACCTCAAGCCCAAAGAG AAAAACGACAAGATGGAGTGTGTGTATTGGGACTTCCAGAAGAACAATGGGAGTGGTGGGTGGGACTGCAACGGCTGTGAGACACTACCAAGCATCTCCGCTTATCAGACCACCTGCCACTGTTACCACCTGACCCATTTTGGCGTGCTCCTG GATGTGTCCAGGACTCCTATCAGTGAGGCTGACCAGGAGACACTGATGGCCATCTCCTACTTGGGCTGTGGTGTGTCCTCCATCTTCCTGAGCATCAGCCTGCTCACCTACGTTGTCTTTGA GAAGCTGCGTCGAGACTATCCGTCTAAGATACTCATCAACCTCTCTGTGGCTCTGCTGGGCCTCAACCTGGTTTTCCTGATGGACTCTTGGCTGTCCTCCTTCGGCTTCTACAGCCTCTGCATCACCACGGCAGCCACGCTGCACTACTTCCTGTTAGCCTCATTCACCTGGATGGGCCTGGAGGCTGTCCACATGTACTTCTCTCTGGTCAAGGTCTTCAACGTTTACATCCCCTCCTACATCCTCAAGTTCTGCACCCTCGGCTGGG GCATTCCTCTGGTGGTTGTCAGCCTGGTCCTGGCCATAGAGAAGGATGCTTATGGCAATGTTCTATCTGGGGACTCCCTTGACTCTCTACAGGGCTCAGAGCCATT CTGTTGGATGCAGAGTAACGTTTTCTTCTACATCACCATCGTGGCATTCGTGCTACTGGTCCTGGTCTTTAACATGGTCGTGTTCATCATGGTTCTGATCCAGATCCGACACATGCAGACCAATAATCCTGCAGCTACAGTAAACAAGCGCAGTGTCATGCATGATCTGAGGGCGGTGGCCAGTCTCACCTTCCTATTGGGTCTCACCTGGCCAATAGCCTTTTTTACCTGGGGACCGGCCAGGGTACCTATGCTCCACCTCTTCTCAGTCCTCAACAGTCTGCAAG GGTTCTTTATCTTTGTCTTCCACTGCCTGATGAAAGAGAATGTGAGGAAGCAGTGGAGGATCCACCTGTGCTGTGGCCGATTCAGGCTCAATGACTACTCAG ATTGGAGCCGCTCCGTGACGATGGGCGGCAGGACCAAGCAAAACCATCTGGTGCACCGCTTTCCGTCTGTCAAGTCTGTCAACACCTCCTCTAGGAAGATCTCTGATGACTCCACTACAGCTAGCGGTAGCTCTTCCCCACCCTACCACCAGTGGGCCTAG
- the LOC112220867 gene encoding adhesion G-protein coupled receptor G2-like isoform X2, which yields MDSARRPCLITVCLSVLAATCLPCSGSPGPTLWGKKVVFMGRHCVWQLDKGCVVPPLEELSVCVHLHREIATSEWTGFVYKAPGERQVELGLAGRGGFLVAWLFGHQWSVPEDLPLKCWHNVCLTWSSHSERLRLYINGSSRLDAHVNATLPRRLAHNGTLTLGVSHNIVGGVMEFENGKNFLGAISLFRMWGHERTAEELRAHSCIDGNVVRWDNNDWDYQICLPEDDTNIQCGAFPNVTASPPTVTNTTPGSPTSTNTSDPVTPTETQQPSLGLPVSPTGLSTTKEPSDLNSTGTGIASTFYRVQMKLNMTMTVTGSDPGETIQTWVQRKLEEVRMNALHFQIFQSTYKEIDKKETQRVEMAAELRNQKRFRCTFHVQDADARNVMTTQRLINDLLSRIHFGGEIQVDSRDVHVSHIDPGSCPEDTHESIRGVYIWPIKDAQKTETMICEKNSGARASRKCELDGVTEKAKWAEPNLKACRPMITISDLDNVTVTANNSADVVDMIEDLLGVEGDLSDSQLATVVQKLDEVLVVSTVTPALGEDIVSIIADILGSSSNLSAVANDILGITGSVGDQMDFPEESQNVTVPSLALSMINVDPEQFQGLTFGVSSFSTGLAPEIFVNQTFLSQPCDGTVASISLPRALQNFFPEGNKKKRVQFHFYGTQELFKDPETNWTLNSYVVSASVNNSNVSNLGNPVVVTLTHLKPKEKNDKMECVYWDFQKNNGSGGWDCNGCETLPSISAYQTTCHCYHLTHFGVLLDVSRTPISEADQETLMAISYLGCGVSSIFLSISLLTYVVFEKLRRDYPSKILINLSVALLGLNLVFLMDSWLSSFGFYSLCITTAATLHYFLLASFTWMGLEAVHMYFSLVKVFNVYIPSYILKFCTLGWGIPLVVVSLVLAIEKDAYGNVLSGDSLDSLQGSEPFCWMQSNVFFYITIVAFVLLVLVFNMVVFIMVLIQIRHMQTNNPAATVNKRSVMHDLRAVASLTFLLGLTWPIAFFTWGPARVPMLHLFSVLNSLQGFFIFVFHCLMKENVRKQWRIHLCCGRFRLNDYSDWSRSVTMGGRTKQNHLVHRFPSVKSVNTSSRKISDDSTTASGSSSPPYHQWA from the exons ATGGATTCTGCCAGGAGACCCTGTTTAATAACTGTGTGTTTATCAGTACTGGCAGCCACTTGTCTTCCATGCTCTG GCTCCCCAGGCCCCACCCTGTGGGGTAAGAAAGTGGTGTTCATGGGCCGTCACTGTGTGTGGCAGCTGGATAAGGGGTGCGTAGTGCCTCCCCTGGaagagctcagtgtgtgtgtgcacctacaCCGGGAGATCGCAACATCTGAGTGGACAGGCTTTGTGTACAAGGCCCCTGGCGAGAGACAGGTAGAGCTGGGTCTGGCAGGCCGAGGAGGATTCCTGGTGGCATGGCTGTTTGGGCATCAGTGGTCCGTACCAGAGGATCTGCCCCTGAAATGCTGGCACAATGTCTGCCTCACCTGGTCCAGCCACTCCGAGAGGCTCCGGCTCTACATCAATGGGAGCAGTCGCCTGGACGCCCATGTTAACGCCACCCTGCCCCGGCGACTGGCCCACAATGGCACCCTGACCTTGGGGGTGTCCCATAACATAGTGGGTGGGGTGATGGAGTTTGAGAATGGAAAGAACTTCCTGGGGGCCATCAGCCTGTTCAGGATGTGGGGGCATGAGCGGACAGCTGAGGAGCTGAGGGCCCATAGCTGTATTGATGGGAACGTGGTGAGATGGGACAACAACGACTGGGATTACCAGATTTGCCTACCTGAAGATGACACCAACATCCAGTGTG GGGCTTTCCCCAATGTGACAGCCTCTCCTCCCACTGTCACCAACACCACTCCTGGTTCACCAACCAGCACTAATACATCAG accctgtaaCCCCTACAGAGACACAGCAACCATCCCTTGGATTGCCTGTAAGTCCCACTGGCCTGTCTACAACCAAAGAACCTTCAGACCTCAACTCAACAGGAACAG GCATTGCATCCACCTTCTACAGAGTTCAAATGAAGCTGAACATGACAATGACTGTAACTGGCAGCGACCCAGGGGAGACCATTCAGACGTGG GTTCAGAGAAAGCTTGAGGAAGTCAGGATGAACGCATTACATTTCCAAATATTTCAATCGACTTATAA GGAAATTGATAAAAAAGAAACTCAAAGAGTGGAGATG GCTGCTGAGCTGAGAAATCAGAAAAG GTTTAGATGTACCTTCCATGTTCAGGATGCTGATGCACGGAACGTCATGACCACTCAGAGACTCATCAATGACCTTCTGTCCAGGATCCATTTTGGTGGAGAGATCCAGGTAGACAGCAGAGACGTTCACGTCTCACATATAG ATCCAGGGAGCTGTCCTGAGGACACCCATGAGAGTATCAGGGGTGTGTATATATGGCCAATCAAAGATGCCCAGAAGACAGAAACTATGATCTGTGAGAAGAACAGTGGTGCCAGGGCTTCCAGGAAATG TGAGTTGGATGGAGTGACTGAGAAGGCCAAATGGGCTGAGCCAAACCTGAAGGCATGCAGGCCAATGATCACCATCTCTGATCTGGACAATGTCACCGTCACAGCAA ACAACTCAGCAGATGTGGTGGACATGATTGAGGACCTCCTGGGTGTCGAGGGGGACCTGAGTGACTCCCAGCTGGCCACCGTGGTCCAGAAGCTGGATGAGGTTCTGGTAGTCAGCACAGTGACCCCTGCCCTCGGCGAGGACATTGTCAGCATAATCGCTGACATCCTGGGGTCCAGTTCTAACCTATCAGCGGTCGCCAACGA CATACTGGGTATCACAGGCAGCGTTGGGGACCAGATGGATTTCCCTGAGGAGTCACAAAATGTGACCGTCCCCTCCCTGGCTCTCTCCATGATCAACGTAGATCCAGAGCAGTTCCAGGGCCTCACGTTTGGCGTGTCGTCCTTTTCAACTGGCCTTGCTCCAGAG ATCTTTGTCAACCAGACATTCCTGAGTCAGCCTTGCGACGGCACAGTGGCGTCCATCTCTCTGCCCCGTGCCCTTCAGAACTTCTTCCCCGAGGGAAACAAAAAAAAGCGAGTTCAGTTCCACTTCTATGGCACACAGGAGCTCTTCAAG GATCCAGAGACCAACTGGACGCTGAATAGTTACGTGGTGTCTGCCAGTGTCAATAACAGCAATGTCAGCAACCTCGGGAATCCCGTGGTGGTGACACTTACTCACCTCAAGCCCAAAGAG AAAAACGACAAGATGGAGTGTGTGTATTGGGACTTCCAGAAGAACAATGGGAGTGGTGGGTGGGACTGCAACGGCTGTGAGACACTACCAAGCATCTCCGCTTATCAGACCACCTGCCACTGTTACCACCTGACCCATTTTGGCGTGCTCCTG GATGTGTCCAGGACTCCTATCAGTGAGGCTGACCAGGAGACACTGATGGCCATCTCCTACTTGGGCTGTGGTGTGTCCTCCATCTTCCTGAGCATCAGCCTGCTCACCTACGTTGTCTTTGA GAAGCTGCGTCGAGACTATCCGTCTAAGATACTCATCAACCTCTCTGTGGCTCTGCTGGGCCTCAACCTGGTTTTCCTGATGGACTCTTGGCTGTCCTCCTTCGGCTTCTACAGCCTCTGCATCACCACGGCAGCCACGCTGCACTACTTCCTGTTAGCCTCATTCACCTGGATGGGCCTGGAGGCTGTCCACATGTACTTCTCTCTGGTCAAGGTCTTCAACGTTTACATCCCCTCCTACATCCTCAAGTTCTGCACCCTCGGCTGGG GCATTCCTCTGGTGGTTGTCAGCCTGGTCCTGGCCATAGAGAAGGATGCTTATGGCAATGTTCTATCTGGGGACTCCCTTGACTCTCTACAGGGCTCAGAGCCATT CTGTTGGATGCAGAGTAACGTTTTCTTCTACATCACCATCGTGGCATTCGTGCTACTGGTCCTGGTCTTTAACATGGTCGTGTTCATCATGGTTCTGATCCAGATCCGACACATGCAGACCAATAATCCTGCAGCTACAGTAAACAAGCGCAGTGTCATGCATGATCTGAGGGCGGTGGCCAGTCTCACCTTCCTATTGGGTCTCACCTGGCCAATAGCCTTTTTTACCTGGGGACCGGCCAGGGTACCTATGCTCCACCTCTTCTCAGTCCTCAACAGTCTGCAAG GGTTCTTTATCTTTGTCTTCCACTGCCTGATGAAAGAGAATGTGAGGAAGCAGTGGAGGATCCACCTGTGCTGTGGCCGATTCAGGCTCAATGACTACTCAG ATTGGAGCCGCTCCGTGACGATGGGCGGCAGGACCAAGCAAAACCATCTGGTGCACCGCTTTCCGTCTGTCAAGTCTGTCAACACCTCCTCTAGGAAGATCTCTGATGACTCCACTACAGCTAGCGGTAGCTCTTCCCCACCCTACCACCAGTGGGCCTAG